The Cystobacter fuscus DSM 2262 genome includes a region encoding these proteins:
- a CDS encoding trifunctional serine/threonine-protein kinase/ATP-binding protein/sensor histidine kinase has translation MNSSASYSIRETLFTSTKSRIYRATRTADQRPVILKVLHADFPSTEQVARLHREYRLTRDVAMDGVIEVFGLERFGTSTAIVLEDFGGESLAQRLSSRPLELPHVLSVAIRLADILGRVHRRHVIHKDINPSNIVWNSDTDKLALIDFGIATELSRETPTVLNPNVLEGTLPYLSPEATGRMNRVLDYRTDFYSLGVTLYELLTGQLPFTATDPMELVHCHIARVPVPPCERVAGLPVTLSNILLRLLSKRAEERYQSAFSLAMDLQRCLDEVLTTGTISTFELAQGDVSERFQLPQKLYGRTRQLDELLAAFDRVNEGATELVLVAGYSGMGKSALVHEVHKPIVKRRGYFVSGKFDQFNRNIPYDSLIQALQELIRQLLAEPPERLARWRAELLAAVGPNISLLIDVLPEVELIVGAQPKAPELPPAEAQNRFTRTLESFVRTFAGPEHPLVVFLDDLQWADLPSLELIERLTTDASTKYLLLLGAYRDNETDASHPLVHMLARMREDGATLSTLTLGPLLREHCIQILAEALSSAAPDVEPLADLAVHKTGGNPFFLGQFLLSLNEAGMIVLDERTRRWTWDMDRISRTPMTNNVVELMAAKIQKLPEDTQRVLRLAACIGNTFDLNTLTLVDARPPRETADSLWAGLREGLILPLDDAYKFIEDRSVAEGFVTGHSREPAAPGEKVAYRFLHDRVQQAAYSWLPEGQRRELHLRIGRLMLSGLAPEARDEQLFTIVGHLNLGSELLSRQEERDELAELNLLAGRKAQSSAARTAAMRYLEAGLALLGEERWTRHYPLTLALHTQAAEASLMSTDFERMEHHADQVLEYARSPLDLVKVYEVKIRACTVQNQLQEAVRTARRIFALLGIMFPEQPTPEHVRIEITKLRTAMGQRRIEELIELPPMTDPVMLAATRIFAIIFSAAYIGDRLLFPLLVLRQIQIAVKYGNTGAVAYGYGTYGMVLLGMRGDIESAYAFGKLSLRVLERYDAREYVPRTLYLWHYFIRHWKEHARESFRGLQEVYRTGLDLGDLEFAGWAAQAGLGTARFLGLDLAEFERSSSGWLQAIAQIKQESALYMARISCQTALNLRGVSADPCRLIGTAYDEDKQLPVHLEANHVSSLAALFTCKTQLCYLFGRHTEALAHAVMAERYLGGAVATHAVPTFYFFDSLVRLALYSGMSTEEREQTVKRVEDGLAKMKIWAEHAPMNNGAKHALMAAERHRVLGEVELAREEYYRAIELAREHEYRNDEALATELFAAFLAGRREHEVARLFRAKARHLYHLWGAEAKVAQLDRTFPELRTVTMSSAPSKVSDTTTSELTHPSSALDLVSVLKASQAISGERVLTHLLEKLMQIVIENAGARWGVLILEDERPLVAVAKQPSKDGPGGVTLHESLEQTPVAFSEAIVRYVQRTQEVVVLDDASTATSFDSDPYIAANRPKSVLCMPIIHHKKRAGILYLENELLANAFTPERCKVLELLTAQAAISLENAKLYDTLEMRVKERTRELSETLQRLQDTQKQLILQEKLASLGSLTSGIAHEIKNPLNFVSNFAESAVSLVAELREELKHQREDPKQARPENVEQILDDLSQGATKIRENSARADRIVRAMLEHARTGSGKIRQVELNALVREHVSLAMSGRKVRAGSEMVMPTLLAHYDESLGSVSIAPEDIGRVILNLTNNALYTLAAKKKTRGSGFTPQLMVSTQDLGERFEIRIRDNGMGIPTSVREKICTPFFTTKPPGEGTGLGLSISHDIVVQGHGGGLSFTSAEGEYTEFVLVLPKRASIGQLDSLR, from the coding sequence ATGAACTCGAGCGCGAGCTATTCGATCCGGGAGACGCTGTTCACCAGCACGAAATCGCGCATCTACCGGGCGACGCGGACCGCCGACCAGCGGCCCGTGATCCTCAAGGTGCTGCACGCGGACTTCCCCAGCACGGAGCAGGTCGCCCGGCTTCACCGGGAGTACCGGCTCACCCGCGACGTTGCGATGGATGGGGTCATCGAAGTCTTCGGACTGGAGAGATTCGGAACGAGCACGGCGATCGTGCTCGAGGACTTCGGGGGGGAGTCGCTCGCACAACGGCTGTCCAGCCGCCCGCTAGAGCTTCCACATGTGTTGAGCGTGGCGATCCGGCTCGCGGACATCCTGGGGCGTGTCCATCGGCGCCACGTCATCCACAAGGACATCAATCCCTCCAACATCGTCTGGAACTCCGACACCGACAAGCTCGCGCTCATCGACTTCGGAATCGCGACCGAGCTGTCGCGCGAGACCCCCACCGTCCTCAACCCGAACGTGCTCGAGGGAACCCTCCCCTACCTGTCGCCAGAGGCCACCGGCCGCATGAACCGGGTGCTCGACTACCGCACCGACTTCTACTCGCTCGGGGTCACCCTGTACGAGCTGCTCACCGGGCAGCTCCCCTTCACCGCGACCGATCCCATGGAGCTGGTGCACTGCCACATCGCCCGCGTGCCGGTGCCGCCGTGCGAGCGGGTTGCCGGGTTGCCCGTCACCCTCTCCAACATCTTGCTCCGCCTGCTCTCCAAACGAGCCGAGGAGCGCTACCAGAGCGCCTTCTCGCTCGCCATGGATCTCCAGCGATGCCTCGACGAGGTACTCACCACCGGAACCATCTCCACCTTCGAGCTCGCACAGGGTGACGTCTCCGAGCGGTTCCAGCTCCCGCAGAAGCTCTACGGTCGCACGCGGCAGCTCGACGAGCTGCTCGCGGCCTTCGACCGGGTGAATGAAGGCGCGACGGAGCTGGTGCTCGTCGCGGGTTACTCCGGGATGGGCAAGAGCGCGCTCGTGCACGAGGTGCACAAGCCGATCGTGAAGCGCCGGGGCTACTTCGTCTCCGGCAAGTTCGATCAGTTCAACCGGAACATTCCCTATGACTCCCTCATCCAGGCCCTCCAGGAGCTGATCCGGCAGTTGCTCGCCGAGCCGCCAGAGCGCCTGGCGAGGTGGAGGGCGGAGCTCCTGGCGGCGGTGGGACCGAACATCTCGTTGCTCATCGACGTGCTGCCCGAGGTGGAGCTCATCGTCGGAGCGCAGCCGAAGGCCCCCGAGTTGCCGCCCGCCGAGGCCCAGAACCGTTTCACCCGGACCCTCGAGAGTTTCGTCCGGACCTTCGCCGGGCCGGAGCACCCGCTCGTCGTCTTCCTCGATGACCTCCAGTGGGCCGATCTTCCCTCGCTCGAGCTGATCGAGCGGCTCACGACGGATGCGAGCACGAAGTACCTGCTCCTGCTCGGCGCCTATCGCGACAATGAGACCGATGCCTCGCACCCGCTCGTCCACATGCTCGCCAGGATGCGCGAGGACGGCGCGACCCTGAGCACGCTGACCCTGGGTCCGCTGTTGCGCGAGCATTGCATCCAGATCCTCGCCGAGGCGTTGAGCAGCGCCGCGCCGGACGTCGAACCGCTCGCGGACCTCGCCGTCCACAAGACGGGGGGCAATCCCTTCTTCCTCGGGCAGTTCCTGCTGTCCCTCAACGAGGCGGGAATGATCGTCCTGGACGAGCGAACGCGCCGCTGGACCTGGGACATGGACCGCATCTCCCGCACACCGATGACGAACAATGTCGTCGAGCTGATGGCGGCGAAGATCCAGAAGCTGCCGGAAGACACCCAGCGTGTCCTGCGTCTGGCGGCCTGCATCGGCAACACCTTCGATCTGAACACCCTCACCCTCGTCGATGCCCGCCCTCCCCGGGAGACGGCGGACTCACTCTGGGCCGGGCTGCGCGAGGGTCTGATCCTGCCCTTGGACGACGCCTATAAGTTCATCGAGGACCGCTCCGTCGCCGAGGGGTTCGTGACGGGCCACTCGCGTGAGCCGGCGGCCCCGGGCGAGAAGGTCGCCTACCGCTTCCTGCACGATCGCGTGCAGCAAGCGGCCTACTCGTGGCTCCCCGAGGGGCAGCGGCGCGAACTCCACCTGCGGATCGGCCGGCTGATGCTCTCGGGACTCGCGCCCGAGGCTCGGGACGAGCAGCTCTTCACCATCGTGGGTCACCTCAACCTCGGCTCGGAGTTGCTCTCCCGTCAGGAAGAGCGCGACGAACTCGCGGAACTCAACCTCCTCGCGGGACGCAAGGCGCAGTCCTCGGCCGCGCGCACCGCCGCCATGCGCTATCTCGAGGCGGGGCTCGCGCTCCTCGGCGAGGAGCGCTGGACGCGCCACTACCCGCTGACCCTCGCGCTCCACACCCAGGCGGCGGAGGCGAGCCTCATGAGCACGGACTTCGAGCGGATGGAGCACCACGCGGACCAGGTGCTCGAGTACGCCCGGAGTCCGCTCGATCTGGTGAAGGTCTACGAGGTCAAGATCAGGGCCTGCACGGTCCAGAACCAGCTCCAGGAGGCGGTTCGCACCGCGCGCCGGATCTTCGCGCTGCTGGGCATCATGTTCCCCGAACAGCCGACGCCCGAGCATGTGCGCATCGAAATCACGAAGCTCAGGACGGCCATGGGGCAGCGCCGGATTGAAGAGCTCATCGAGCTTCCCCCCATGACGGATCCGGTGATGCTCGCCGCCACGCGCATCTTCGCGATCATCTTCTCCGCCGCGTATATCGGCGATCGGCTGCTCTTTCCGTTACTCGTGCTCCGCCAGATCCAAATCGCGGTGAAGTACGGCAACACCGGAGCGGTGGCGTACGGCTACGGCACGTATGGAATGGTCCTGCTCGGCATGAGGGGTGACATCGAATCCGCCTATGCGTTCGGCAAGCTGTCACTGCGGGTGCTCGAGCGCTACGACGCAAGGGAGTACGTTCCCCGCACGCTCTACCTCTGGCACTACTTCATCCGCCATTGGAAGGAACACGCACGCGAGAGCTTCCGCGGCCTCCAGGAGGTCTACCGGACTGGACTGGATCTCGGAGATCTCGAGTTCGCGGGTTGGGCGGCACAGGCGGGCCTGGGTACTGCCCGCTTCCTGGGCCTGGATCTCGCGGAGTTCGAACGAAGCTCCAGTGGCTGGCTCCAGGCCATTGCTCAGATCAAGCAGGAGAGCGCGCTCTACATGGCAAGGATTTCATGCCAGACCGCACTGAACCTGAGGGGAGTATCCGCCGACCCATGCCGCCTCATCGGGACCGCGTACGACGAGGACAAGCAGCTCCCCGTCCACCTGGAGGCCAACCACGTTTCAAGCCTGGCCGCTCTCTTCACCTGCAAAACGCAACTCTGCTACCTGTTCGGGCGTCACACCGAAGCGCTCGCTCACGCAGTGATGGCGGAGCGCTACCTCGGGGGGGCGGTGGCCACCCACGCGGTTCCCACCTTCTACTTCTTCGACTCGCTCGTGCGCCTGGCGCTCTACTCCGGCATGTCCACAGAGGAGCGCGAACAGACGGTGAAACGCGTGGAGGACGGGCTGGCCAAGATGAAGATCTGGGCCGAGCACGCGCCCATGAACAACGGGGCGAAGCATGCGCTGATGGCCGCGGAGCGCCACCGCGTGCTCGGCGAGGTGGAATTGGCGCGGGAGGAGTACTACCGCGCCATCGAGCTCGCCCGAGAGCACGAATACCGCAACGACGAGGCGCTCGCGACGGAGCTGTTCGCCGCGTTCCTCGCGGGCCGAAGAGAGCACGAGGTCGCGCGGCTCTTCAGGGCCAAGGCACGCCACCTCTACCACCTCTGGGGAGCCGAGGCGAAGGTGGCCCAGCTCGACCGCACCTTCCCGGAGCTGCGCACGGTGACGATGTCCAGCGCGCCGTCCAAGGTGTCCGACACCACGACTTCCGAACTCACCCACCCCTCGAGCGCGCTCGACCTCGTGAGCGTGCTCAAGGCCTCGCAGGCGATCTCCGGAGAGCGGGTCCTCACCCATCTGCTCGAGAAGCTGATGCAGATCGTGATCGAGAACGCCGGGGCACGCTGGGGCGTCTTGATCCTCGAGGACGAGCGTCCGCTCGTCGCCGTGGCGAAGCAGCCGTCGAAGGACGGGCCGGGTGGCGTCACGCTGCACGAGAGCCTCGAGCAGACCCCCGTCGCCTTCTCCGAGGCCATCGTGCGCTACGTGCAACGGACCCAGGAGGTGGTGGTGCTCGATGACGCCTCCACCGCCACCTCCTTCGATTCGGATCCCTACATCGCGGCGAACCGGCCCAAGTCGGTGCTGTGCATGCCGATCATCCACCACAAGAAGCGCGCGGGCATCCTCTACCTGGAGAACGAGCTGCTCGCGAATGCCTTCACCCCGGAGCGCTGCAAGGTACTCGAACTGCTCACCGCCCAGGCCGCCATCTCGCTGGAGAACGCCAAGCTCTACGACACGCTCGAGATGCGGGTGAAGGAGCGGACGCGGGAGCTGTCCGAGACACTCCAGCGCCTCCAGGACACGCAGAAACAGCTCATCCTCCAGGAGAAGCTCGCGTCGCTTGGCAGCCTGACGTCCGGGATCGCGCATGAGATCAAGAACCCGCTCAACTTCGTGAGCAACTTCGCCGAGTCCGCGGTATCGCTGGTCGCGGAACTCCGCGAGGAGCTCAAGCACCAGCGGGAGGACCCGAAGCAGGCGAGACCCGAGAACGTGGAGCAGATCCTGGATGACCTCTCGCAGGGAGCGACGAAGATCCGCGAGAACAGCGCGCGCGCGGACCGGATCGTCCGCGCGATGCTCGAGCACGCGCGGACGGGTTCCGGGAAGATCCGGCAGGTGGAGCTCAATGCACTGGTGCGCGAGCACGTGAGCCTGGCCATGAGCGGCCGGAAGGTCCGTGCCGGCAGCGAGATGGTCATGCCCACGCTCCTCGCCCACTACGACGAGTCACTCGGGAGCGTGTCCATCGCACCGGAGGACATCGGGCGGGTCATCCTGAACCTCACCAACAATGCCCTCTACACGCTCGCGGCCAAGAAGAAGACGCGAGGCAGCGGATTCACGCCCCAGCTCATGGTGTCGACCCAGGATCTGGGCGAGCGTTTCGAGATCCGCATTCGCGACAATGGGATGGGGATCCCCACGTCGGTGAGAGAGAAGATCTGCACCCCCTTCTTCACCACCAAGCCGCCAGGCGAAGGGACAGGGCTTGGCCTGTCGATCAGCCACGACATCGTCGTCCAGGGTCACGGCGGAGGTCTGAGTTTCACCTCCGCGGAGGGAGAGTACACCGAGTTCGTATTGGTGTTGCCCAAGCGCGCGAGCATCGGGCAGTTGGATTCGCTCAGGTGA
- a CDS encoding M28 family peptidase, which translates to MEKRRESRKRMGWILVAMGLGGLAAVGYGVGRAPSEPESSASPCTPGHVDPERLKAHVRTLSETFVPRDHLHPENLERTADYLAEALTRAGGRVRSEPYSVGETRYRNVVATFGPESGERLVIGAHYDAAEGAPGADDNASGVAGLMELAVLLGARPPPMRVDLVGFTLEEPPHFRQPTMGSKVHARALRQQGVKVRAMISLESLGYFSDAPNSQRYPVAALEWRYPSRGQFIAVVGRTDEQALITTVHDALRAREGLATESLAAPRSLTGVDFSDHASFWDEGYPAVLVTDTALFRNPGYHTAEDTWDRLDYARMALTVQGVQCAVEALLPRR; encoded by the coding sequence ATGGAGAAGCGTCGCGAGAGCAGGAAGCGGATGGGGTGGATCCTCGTGGCCATGGGACTGGGAGGACTCGCCGCCGTAGGGTACGGGGTGGGCCGCGCGCCGTCGGAGCCCGAGAGCAGCGCGAGCCCGTGCACTCCCGGCCACGTGGACCCCGAGCGATTGAAGGCGCATGTACGCACCCTGAGCGAGACCTTCGTGCCTCGCGATCACCTGCACCCGGAGAACCTGGAGCGCACGGCGGACTACCTCGCCGAGGCGCTCACCCGCGCGGGCGGCCGTGTGCGCTCGGAGCCATACTCGGTGGGGGAAACACGCTACCGCAACGTCGTCGCCACCTTCGGACCGGAGAGCGGGGAGCGGCTCGTCATCGGCGCGCACTACGACGCGGCCGAAGGAGCACCGGGCGCGGATGACAACGCCAGTGGGGTGGCGGGCCTGATGGAACTGGCGGTGCTGCTCGGGGCGCGCCCCCCGCCGATGCGCGTGGACCTCGTGGGCTTCACCCTGGAGGAGCCTCCCCACTTCCGCCAACCCACCATGGGCAGCAAGGTCCACGCCCGGGCGCTGCGCCAGCAGGGGGTGAAGGTGCGCGCGATGATCTCCCTGGAGAGCCTGGGCTACTTCTCCGACGCGCCCAACAGCCAGCGCTACCCGGTGGCCGCGCTCGAGTGGCGCTATCCCTCCCGAGGCCAGTTCATCGCCGTGGTGGGACGCACCGACGAACAGGCCCTCATCACCACCGTGCACGACGCCCTGCGCGCGCGGGAGGGCCTGGCCACCGAGTCATTGGCCGCGCCTCGCTCGCTCACCGGCGTGGACTTCTCCGACCATGCGAGCTTCTGGGACGAGGGCTACCCGGCCGTCCTCGTCACCGACACCGCCCTGTTCCGCAACCCCGGCTACCACACGGCCGAGGACACCTGGGATCGGCTCGACTACGCACGCATGGCGCTCACGGTCCAAGGCGTCCAATGCGCCGTGGAGGCGCTCCTCCCACGGCGGTGA
- the agmC gene encoding adventurous gliding motility protein AgmC, translated as MTPFMRKWLPAVGLLALGPLLARAEPDTFGLGSGRDGALTVTGSNTVINAYAPLTAPAARKATSLEVGACLADTCFAQGDLVLVYQVSGLSPAPASGDPGPVDVNTSGAGRWEFARLAEVTPSTLRLTAPLVQDYPANLSQVIRVPEYTTVTVPAGGSLTAARWNGSVGGVVAFLATDEVNNQGSISARDSGFRGGQYVANEWVTRGCIELDEGVPNGAQKGEGLAGVSRYGASQTGRGNVANGAGGGICFRSGGGGGGNGGSGGQGGRSDANDGGRDVGGKGGAAVSAPLLTRLLFGGGGGAGHGPSTSFGGSGGAGGGAVFLRARQLMGGGVLDASGGLGGSAYEGSGGGGAGGALYVRIVRSAGCHIAAVTGGIGGSSPTPRVGPGGGGGGGQALFQSEPGASCEILSMGSSPGAQQDASAYSYGAQAGVNSTPIKLAYGFIIPTPPTVVTPPNGTITNNVRPRITGTSALYPQRASPNTEILLLIDGEEVGRVLSDASGSFSFALPQDLAEGSHTVRAVAAVDAVQSLDSTPSTFLVDITPPDTFVSGPQGTIHEHNPRFEFGSSEETVTYTCSLDGGAFNPCPASGIFTDVPDGSHTVRVRSRDRAGNEDDSPASWHFRVAAADRASIGDGFGCSAPGRDTSMLWLSLCALAVGLRRRHLGR; from the coding sequence ATGACTCCATTCATGCGGAAGTGGCTTCCCGCCGTGGGCCTGCTGGCCCTGGGCCCATTACTGGCTCGGGCGGAACCCGACACCTTCGGACTGGGCTCGGGACGCGACGGGGCGCTCACCGTGACCGGGTCGAACACCGTCATCAACGCCTACGCGCCCCTGACAGCCCCCGCGGCTCGCAAGGCCACCTCCTTGGAGGTAGGCGCTTGTCTCGCGGACACCTGCTTCGCGCAAGGCGACCTGGTGCTCGTGTATCAGGTCTCGGGCCTCTCGCCCGCTCCCGCGTCTGGAGACCCGGGTCCCGTGGACGTGAACACCAGCGGGGCGGGGCGTTGGGAGTTCGCGCGGCTGGCCGAGGTGACGCCCTCGACGCTGCGGCTGACCGCTCCCCTCGTCCAGGACTATCCGGCCAACCTGAGCCAGGTCATCCGCGTGCCGGAATACACCACTGTCACCGTTCCCGCGGGTGGGAGCCTCACGGCCGCTCGCTGGAATGGGAGCGTGGGCGGCGTCGTCGCGTTCCTGGCCACCGACGAGGTGAACAACCAGGGCTCCATTTCCGCGAGGGACTCGGGTTTCCGGGGCGGTCAGTACGTCGCCAATGAATGGGTGACCCGGGGCTGTATCGAGCTGGACGAGGGCGTGCCCAATGGCGCTCAAAAGGGCGAGGGTCTCGCGGGGGTGAGCCGTTATGGCGCCTCCCAGACCGGGCGGGGCAACGTGGCCAATGGCGCGGGCGGCGGCATCTGCTTCCGGTCTGGAGGCGGAGGGGGAGGCAACGGCGGTAGCGGCGGGCAGGGTGGACGCTCGGACGCGAACGATGGTGGGCGGGACGTAGGAGGAAAGGGAGGGGCGGCCGTCTCCGCCCCCTTGTTGACCCGACTCCTGTTCGGCGGGGGCGGCGGCGCGGGCCATGGCCCTTCCACATCATTCGGGGGAAGCGGCGGGGCCGGAGGCGGGGCCGTCTTCCTGCGAGCCCGCCAGCTCATGGGTGGGGGGGTGCTCGACGCCTCGGGCGGTTTGGGGGGGTCGGCCTATGAGGGGAGCGGTGGCGGTGGCGCAGGTGGCGCGCTCTACGTGCGCATCGTCAGGTCGGCCGGGTGTCACATCGCCGCCGTGACGGGTGGTATTGGTGGCTCCTCGCCCACCCCGCGGGTCGGTCCGGGAGGAGGAGGCGGCGGGGGACAGGCGCTGTTCCAGTCCGAGCCGGGAGCCAGTTGCGAGATCCTCTCCATGGGGTCCTCCCCCGGAGCACAGCAAGACGCCAGTGCGTATTCCTACGGTGCCCAGGCGGGTGTTAACAGCACGCCTATCAAGCTGGCCTACGGTTTCATCATCCCCACGCCGCCCACCGTGGTCACACCTCCCAACGGGACCATCACCAACAACGTGCGTCCCCGCATCACGGGCACCTCCGCGCTCTACCCGCAGCGGGCATCACCCAACACCGAGATCCTCCTCCTCATTGATGGAGAGGAGGTCGGCCGGGTGTTGTCCGATGCCTCGGGGAGTTTCTCCTTCGCGCTTCCCCAGGACCTTGCCGAGGGCTCGCACACGGTGCGGGCCGTTGCGGCGGTGGATGCCGTGCAGAGCCTCGACAGCACGCCCAGTACCTTCCTCGTGGACATCACGCCCCCGGACACCTTCGTCTCTGGGCCCCAGGGGACCATCCATGAGCACAACCCTCGTTTCGAATTCGGATCGAGCGAGGAGACGGTGACCTACACGTGCAGCTTGGATGGGGGGGCATTCAACCCCTGTCCGGCCTCGGGCATCTTCACGGACGTGCCCGATGGTTCGCATACAGTGAGGGTGCGTTCCCGGGACCGCGCGGGCAACGAGGACGACAGCCCCGCCTCCTGGCACTTCCGCGTCGCGGCTGCTGATCGCGCGTCGATCGGGGATGGATTCGGCTGCTCAGCCCCAGGCCGGGACACGTCGATGCTGTGGCTCAGCTTGTGCGCGCTCGCCGTGGGCCTGCGACGTCGGCATCTCGGACGCTGA
- a CDS encoding slipin family protein — MNDVYGALGLLIPLGILVLAFLSGVRIVNEYENGVVFRLGRFVGLKRAGFRWIIPFIERIVIIDLRTVARDVPPQDVITKDNVSVKVNAVVYFRVIHADKAVLQVEDYLYATSQLSQTTLRAILGQVELDQLLSERERINREIQKVLDAHTDPWGIKVSNVEVKHIDLPVEMQRAIARQAEAERERRAKIIAAEGEHQAAEKLSLAAEVLSRNPITLQLRYLQTLVEITGGGNQTIIPIPLDLMRMLDLTRK; from the coding sequence ATGAACGACGTCTATGGCGCCCTCGGGTTGCTCATTCCCCTGGGCATCCTCGTGCTCGCCTTCCTCTCCGGCGTGCGCATCGTGAATGAGTACGAGAACGGCGTTGTCTTCCGGCTCGGCCGCTTCGTGGGCCTCAAGCGCGCCGGCTTCCGGTGGATCATCCCCTTCATCGAGCGCATCGTCATCATCGACCTGCGCACCGTCGCGCGTGACGTGCCCCCCCAGGACGTCATCACCAAGGACAACGTCAGCGTGAAGGTGAACGCCGTCGTCTACTTCCGCGTCATCCACGCCGACAAGGCGGTGCTCCAGGTGGAGGACTACCTCTACGCCACCAGCCAGCTCTCCCAGACCACCCTTCGCGCCATCCTCGGTCAGGTCGAGCTGGACCAGCTGCTCTCCGAACGCGAGCGCATCAACCGGGAGATCCAGAAGGTGCTGGATGCCCACACCGACCCCTGGGGCATCAAGGTCTCCAACGTGGAGGTGAAGCACATCGACCTGCCGGTGGAGATGCAGCGCGCCATCGCCCGGCAGGCGGAGGCCGAGCGCGAGCGCCGCGCGAAGATCATCGCCGCCGAGGGCGAGCACCAGGCCGCCGAGAAGCTCAGCCTGGCCGCCGAGGTGCTCAGCCGCAATCCCATCACCCTCCAACTGCGCTACCTGCAGACGCTCGTGGAGATCACCGGAGGGGGCAATCAGACCATCATCCCCATCCCCCTGGACCTGATGCGCATGCTCGACCTCACGCGGAAGTGA
- a CDS encoding NfeD family protein, translated as MSKSGHSVWGVLVLGMVMFGQATSRADAPPPAVVSRCVLDGTVDAGSSAFLVDCVRRAQEAGHQALLVRLDTPGGELESTRDIVRAFLGARVPVLVWVGPSGARAGSAGVFITLASHLAGMAPGTNIGAAHPVSGLSGQDPEQTGGKEMARKIENDAVAFVESIARQRGRNAEWAISAVRESESVPAEKALELRVIEHVAPTQEAFLQWADGRSVTVADSPVTLRTANAWLVELEPSFSQRALHALAQPAVVYILFLLAGLGFAVEFTHPGLFVPGLTGVVCLVLALLASSALPVRAGAIVLLLLGVALLVAELFVTSGLLGAAGLGLLVLGGVFLMDRFDPGWFLDSPPRVPLSTLIPTAVFVAGAAVYLAFRAAETRRQPQQGGDLGLIGEVGQTLDTVSPSGGAVFVHGERWSAVSSTPLPPGSRVVVRRVEGLTLFVDEVKT; from the coding sequence ATGAGCAAGTCTGGGCATTCGGTGTGGGGAGTGCTCGTGCTGGGGATGGTGATGTTTGGCCAGGCAACCAGCCGTGCGGATGCTCCTCCCCCCGCCGTGGTCTCCCGCTGCGTCCTGGATGGCACCGTGGATGCCGGCTCCAGTGCCTTCCTCGTCGATTGCGTCCGCCGCGCGCAGGAGGCCGGTCATCAGGCCCTGCTCGTCCGGCTCGACACTCCTGGCGGAGAGCTCGAGTCCACCCGCGACATCGTCCGCGCCTTCCTGGGGGCCCGCGTCCCCGTCCTCGTGTGGGTCGGCCCCTCCGGCGCCCGGGCGGGCAGTGCCGGAGTCTTCATCACCCTGGCCTCCCACCTCGCGGGCATGGCGCCCGGCACCAACATCGGCGCCGCCCACCCCGTCTCCGGCCTCTCCGGGCAGGACCCCGAACAGACCGGAGGCAAGGAGATGGCCCGGAAGATCGAGAACGACGCCGTCGCCTTCGTCGAGTCCATCGCCAGACAGCGCGGCCGCAATGCCGAGTGGGCCATCAGCGCTGTTCGCGAGAGCGAGAGCGTCCCCGCCGAGAAGGCCCTCGAGCTGCGCGTCATCGAGCACGTGGCCCCCACCCAGGAGGCTTTTCTCCAGTGGGCCGACGGCCGTTCCGTCACCGTCGCCGACTCCCCCGTCACGCTGCGCACCGCCAACGCCTGGCTCGTGGAACTGGAACCCTCCTTCTCCCAGCGCGCCCTCCACGCCCTCGCCCAGCCAGCCGTCGTCTACATCCTCTTCCTTCTCGCGGGCCTCGGCTTCGCCGTGGAGTTCACCCACCCCGGCCTCTTCGTCCCCGGTCTCACCGGCGTGGTGTGCCTCGTGCTGGCCCTGCTCGCCTCCTCCGCCCTGCCCGTGCGCGCCGGGGCCATCGTGCTGCTGCTGCTGGGGGTCGCCCTGCTCGTGGCCGAGCTCTTCGTCACCAGCGGCCTGCTCGGTGCCGCCGGCCTGGGGCTGCTCGTGCTCGGCGGCGTGTTCCTCATGGACCGCTTCGACCCGGGGTGGTTCCTCGACAGCCCGCCTCGGGTTCCCCTGTCCACGCTGATCCCCACCGCCGTCTTCGTCGCCGGGGCGGCCGTCTATCTCGCCTTTCGCGCCGCCGAAACCCGCCGCCAGCCCCAACAGGGTGGAGACCTGGGCCTCATCGGCGAGGTGGGTCAGACGCTCGACACCGTCTCGCCCTCCGGCGGCGCGGTGTTCGTCCATGGCGAGCGCTGGTCCGCTGTTTCCTCCACCCCCCTTCCTCCTGGCTCCCGCGTGGTGGTGCGCCGGGTGGAGGGGCTCACCCTGTTCGTCGATGAGGTCAAGACATGA